The DNA window TGCCCAACACCGACGACCTGGTTGCAGTTTGTTCTCCCTTGTATCTATAACTTAAATAATGGGCATGGCTCTCTATACTAGCCTGACTGGCATGGCTCTACCAAATGAGAATAAGAGTATAGGACTGCGAAAACAGATTTGCTTTAGTTTCCTTTCATGCCCTAAGCATTTCTAATAAGGCTCCTAAATAGGTAGCCTACGACCCTACTTTTTGACGACAGAGTaaaaagaaaaacacaatcaacaggGCCCCACTTAGATCTCTATTATTTTATGGAGGCTCTTAAATGTACCCCTTGGCCCTATCACCCAGGGGTATATAGTGAGCTCCCTACTTTCTTTTTGGAAATTTTCCTCCTGCACAACTCATTGTCGCACCTCTTCTTTTTCATGCTGACTCTTTCCTGTGCTATCACCCTATTTCCCTCTCGACACGGCTCCCCTCTTGGCACCTATCTTGTCCTCGGCGAGGTTCACTCAACCTTGGTGTGGCATCTCCGGTGCTCCTCGCCCTCATAGCTCAGTCAATTGGAACAACGGCATAGGCGACTTGAACGACAATGGTGCTCCTCGCCCTCATTTCCCCACGCCCACATAGCTCAGTCAGTTGAAATAACAATGGATATGACCAAATGGCAAGTTGGTCCCCATTTGCCACTGTCTACAGGAATGGATTTGATGGCCCTAATAGGAGGGCTCCCGTTATATTGGATGAAAAAACAGACCATCAAAAATAAGTAAAGCCCTCAAATCAAGAGTAAGACCAGAGTCCTGATTTGAGGTCACCTATTGAAGTTGATCTAATACACTAAAGTATTTGCTAGtttgaaaaaaaaaggaaaaaagccCTCATAAGGTATAGATCTTTGTACCTAAATGTCATATATTCTTTCCGTTCAAAAAATAATACAATTCCAGAATAATGTCATGCTTTACCggcttaagtttgaccaattatatataaaaaatatcaataGTTATGGTATTAAATAAAtactattagattaattacgaaatttatttttataataaatttatttaaagttatAATTGTAAATATCATTTAATAGAGACTTGGTTAAACGTGAATATTTTAACCGGCACTCAATCTATAGatgtattctttttttttgacCGAGCGAGCATGATGTTTGTTTATTTGTGTACGTTTGCTTTGTCAGTACCTTTTTCTTATTATTATtactccattttcctttcatgaGTCAATGTCAGTCGTTGAAATGGAGATGGTTGCCACGTAGTGAAGCTAGCAGCGCAGCGGCTGCAGAGCTCCAACCCCAAGCGCAGCGGCAACGGAGATGGTTGCCACGTGTCCAGTGAGTCAATCTCTTCCTCCGTGTCTTCTCCACGCGTGGAGCAGAGACAAGAAACAAGATTCGTTTTCGTCAACAGCGGAACAGCAGAGCGCAGCGGCTGCAGAGCTCCAACCCCAAGCGCTTTGTGCCAGACACCCGGAAGCGGAAGCGAGTCCGGGCCGAGAAGCTTCCAGATTTCCTCGCGAAGCCCCGCCATGCCGCCAATCAAGGTATACGCCCACAGGTGGTCCCAACCCAGCCGCGCCGTCATCATCTTCTGCAGGTAGGTCTGCACTCTGCCCCGTTCGGTTCTTCAAGCAGTCCGGTCGCTCGATTCTTGAATCTTGATGTCCGCCGCCGCGTGCAGGGTGAACAAGATCGATTTCGAGGAGGTCACGGTGGATCTGTTCAAGTCTCAGAGCCGTACCCCTGAATTCAAAAGTACCCCCTTTTCCCCTCATTAGTCACCGTCCTCATGCTCATCCGAATCCTGATTTCCGTCCTCTTTCTGGCCAATATTGCTGCAATTGTTTAAACTGTGTCTCAAATTGAGTGTCAATTATTATGTGTACTATGCTAATCAATAGTATGTACATATGTTCTTTCACTACTAGTGGTGGAAAATCCACGAAACTCATCTGGCTAGTATTTGCCGAGCTGCTTGATTTCCTCTGATTGCTGCTCCTCTCTTCAGAGATAAACCCAATGGGACAAGTTCCAGCAATAGTCGATGGAAGGTTTAAACTTTTTGAAAGGTGCGCCCTATCAAAACTCGTATGGGTGAATTCCCCTGATTTATGAGTTGCCTGCTGATTGTCCCTAACTTTGTTGAAACCTCATCTATAAACATTCACTAACATAGATTCAGTACATTTGGCTTCATTGCTATTTAAAAATATGTTTGTTCACTTTTTTCCTTTTGCCTTCAACATATGTAATTTACAAACCAATGTTATTTTAATTCTGACAAGCACAAAAAGGGCTAGGAGGCATCTGCCCAAGCGAATGTTATAGACCTTGCTACAAGTTTGTTTAATCACAGTCCATGTAACTAGGACCACCCTTTAGAATTATCTGTTTCATTATGTGTATCATCCTTTACATGCTTCAACTTTGCTAATAATACTACTGATATTAAATATGTGTAGTATCTCTAGTATAGTTTTCCAAGGCTTCTACTACATGTTGCATAGATCCGGAGATTTGGTTTAAAGAAATTGTAAGGAGATTGGACATAGCAGCCTAATGCTATCTGCAGCAGCCTGTAATTTGAGTTGCCAACGATTAGGTGCCTCTGCCCTTGTTTTGCAGAGCACTGATCCAACTCTCATCTCCTCGCCTCAAATATCTTCACAATGGATAATTGACTTACTGTGATGAAACTTGACATTTTTTGACAGTCATGCCATTTTGAGGTATCTTGCGTCGGTCTTCCCCGGAGTTGCAGATCACTGGTACATTACATAACAGAAATGATTCCcaatttatttttctttaaagTTGCTGTTTCTTCTGGACTACCTTTTGCAAACTGTGTTACATTGAATTGTTGTGTGCTTCTGTAACTTGTAAGCTGATGACATTTATAAATGATTTGCTTTGTGCAGCATATAAAATATTTCCCTGTAAGATTCAAAGTAATGAGTTTGATGTAGTCTAATCAAGTTATAAACTCATTTTTTTCAGTTTTGTTTTGTATTAGTATGTCAAAGAGGAGATCTGTCTCTTCATGAAAATTGAATTATTTCAGTAACTTCAGAGCTGATGAGTTTGTACAGAGAATTTGAGTTTTTTAGCCACTATGAAGATGTTTTGTTTAAGTAGCAAGGCTGGCAGAAGCTATACCAAACTTTTCCAGAAACCTAGTCAACTTTCCGGCAATGATTGATTTGTTGAAGTAGTTATATTGAAGCTGGATCATGATTCATAAGGCAGGATCATGTTGCTTAGTTGCTAGAGCTGGATTGCTTGAATTGATTAATTTTTCTATAACAAGTGCTCAAAGTAAGCAGATTTCTTAATGCAGAATGGGTCTATATCAGAAAATTAATAAGTAGCCTTACTTGAACAGGATAATGTGTGTTCTATTTTGATGATTGTTGCGAGTCATATATCTTCCTTGGTAATCTTGGAGCCACTGTTTTTGACATTTTGTATGATACAGGTATCCAGCTGACTTGTTTACCAGAGCCAAAATTGAATCAATCTTGGATTGGCATCACTCAAATTTGCGTCTTGGTGCAGGTGAGAACCAAAGTTACTCATGGAAGGTACCTCTAAGCTATTGTGGAGTAATCATTTACCATAAATTATTTCGGTATTTGGTTTGCATCCTATCCATCTTATAATCCTGTGAATTTGGCGGGATGGCACCAGTACTTATTTGTGTTCCAGCATTGAGCTTATCGTGCATGTCGTAGTGATGGAATAATCCATTCTACTCCTCAAACTGAACAAATAGGTTATGTTTGGATTTAGTGTTGAAGGCTCCACTGATCATCTGGTTTGTTTTAACCCAACACCTTTTATGTATTCACTTGAGATTGTGCAGTGTAGTCAGACATCAATTATCTTTCAATGGAAATAGGCGATCCTCCAAAACTTTGCTGGATCATACTTTTTTCATCCACCTAGTAATGTAGTTTTGTGTCTCAAAAAAATACCCCCTTTATCATATATTGATTGTTTATGCCTGTGCAGGAACCTTTGTATACTACACTGCATTGGCACCTTTTCTTGGCCTTAGGCCACGTCCAGATGCTACAAAACATGCAGAAAAAGTGCTGATGCAATCCCTGGCAAGGATTGAATCCGTATGGCTGAAAGGTGACGCCAAGTTTTTACTGGGTAGTCCCCAGCCATCAATCGCAGATCTAAGTCTTGTTTGTGAGATAATGCAATTGGAGGTGTGTACGTTCCTTATTAAATCCATTGTGTATGTTTTCCTTGTCAGGAGTTAAAGTTTGGTGCCATTGCAGCATGGGCATAACACTAGGCCTGCTGTATTTGTTCTATCTTTTTATTAAGATCAAAATGCAGACTTCAATGCTGTTTATTAGTAGCGAATGACAGTGCGATAATTTTTAATTAAGAAGGTTAAGAGCTAAACCAGTGTTCAAACAGTGCTCCTAGGATAATGACTAATTGCAATTCATTGAAAAAAAAACTACTTCTTGAATAGAGTGTTCCTTagggtttttcttttctttgacgGCAAGAGTGTTCCTTAGGTTGGTGACATTTCCATACCTTTACCTAATATATATTTTGTATGGTCCGAAGCCTGAGAGCTGCCAATAGCTTTGGTCACAGCTCGTGCCCCTGATCGAATTTCTGCTTTCCATGTTTGTTTTTTGTGTTTAATTATCCTCTACTTGGTAGCAAGAGGAAGGCCATAATTCACTGTGGTATTTGCCTTCAATTGTGGTAGAGTTGCACTAGAATGTTGTTTTCTCATTAGACTCGAGTTTGTGAGATTATGTTTATCTGCAGTGTTATGTTATTGTGTTAACACATGGCTTGTAGGCTCTTGGTGATGATATGCGGAACAAATTTCTTGGAGGTCATGAGAGGATCCTCACTTGGATCGACAATGTGAGGAAAGCAACAAGTCCTCACTTTGACGAAGCCCATATGTTCCTCTTCGAAGTGAAGGCACAAATGCAAAGCAAGGCCGCCGCTGCAGCAGCAAGACAGGGTGGTTCTGAGGCAAGCTCAAAGCTCAAATTCACATCGAAGCTTTGATAGATTGTGTTGAGAGAAGCGACGAGGCCGGGTTCAGTATAGGTAGATAGAAAGAAGAGTATAGacaatgacaagagacaactggTTGTGTGTCCAGCATTTTGCTGCCTAGGGCCTggattttcctgtgggtaaaaagGATCCGATCCTTTGGTATGGTAATGTGCAACTCCTAATTTCAGTTTTATGCTTAATTTTGACTAACATAGCGCGAAAGGGTGCCTAGGCACACACTTCCTAGGTTGAAGTAGGAATTATTTGTAAATATGACGTCACTTGAGGGAGTACTTTCCAAATCTACCAAACTGGCTCAAAAACCAAACCGAGGCCTCTGTCTTCCCCTTTTGTTCATGCTTGATAGAGATCTAGGGTTAGAGATACAAGAAGGGACGATGCTATGATATATCAAATTCTTCCATTGAAGAGTAAAATTGTGGGAATTTGGAGCATCCTAGTCTTGTTGTTTTCCACATTTTGCATCTCCATTTTTTTAGTGGATTGTTTGCTTGTTTCTGCTTCGTATTTTTCTACGCAAAGGATTTTCACGTAAATCATAGTGCTGCTGAGAACACTGACGACTGAGGTGGggcacatgttttttttttccgttCTCAACATTGCACCATTCGAAGGCACAATGCAAAATCGAGGCTCCGTGTTGGCAAGAGATGACAGAGTTACCCACCAATGATATGGAACCACTTTAACCTACGTGTAGCTCTGCCAGTGACTGCAGCTTCTGCGGGCAGCACTGGTGCCATGCGGAACCACTATCCGAACAAACGTGTACCATGCATGCGAACGTGGAAGCTGGGGCATATAGCCACCGTGTAGCGTTGGGACGGCCTAATGCTCCCGCGTTCGGAAAAGGTGAAAAGTGGACCGAGCCTTTGAGCCATTTCCGCCTTCCCCCACGTTGAATTTTTACTTATAGCCTCAAAGGCCATGTAGAATTGGATAGAAAAAATAGGTGTTTTATAGTTGTCATAGTAGCTTGCATAAGCTACGTATGTTTGGGAGAGAGAATATGGTCCATGCTAaaaaagaagagggagagaaaATAAATGAGACATGATAAAAGAAAAAAGTTTATATGCAAACCACAAGTAGTAATAGTTTGCATTGTATGAATAATAGTCTCAACATTTCCTAATCTATATGGATCACTCTATATGTACTAGAATTACTAAGAATGTTAGTCTTCATTTGGTGGTGCCCTTGCTCCCGCTTGGCTATTGCATGTTAGTCGTATCCGCATGTTTGCACGACGTGAACTCCACATGACACAATTTAACAGCTCCGCAGACCATCAGAGTGGCTTTCAGGGATAATAAGTGCTTCTTCCGATAAAAGGAAGAAGCCCCTGATGCAGCGCGTGATGTAATAGAAATTTCTGTTAGTAGTTTGCATTTTATATCTAACAAAAGATAGAAAAAGATCCAGTCACCCGGACGGACACCCATGCCTGCACATTCCCATTTCGCGTGCCTCATGTGGGGGTCCGCACCGCCCCGAACgtcaccagcatcgagaagagggGGAGGGAGTAGTGTCTGCTTGCGCCTCTGGCTCGGATGCCCAACCGGTTCCGGGAGGAGGAGAAGACACCGAGGCGAGATAGCAgaaggcgaggagggagatgcaacactggatcaacttttgaaacatctaaatgcaacgtttgcaacatacatctaaagatagatgaaacacttgaaacatgctctaaaacatttgcaaaaacacctgaaaaaacacttgaaaccattgtaaaacatatgcaacatctagataaaacacttgcaacatatatgtgaaacatatgcaacatccaaataaacacacttgaaacatatgactgaaaaaacagatgaaacattgtgaACAGAaccttacaacatatgtgtacatCTATTACAACATACACAACATCTAAATAAACACACTTGAACCATACAtctgaaaaaatagatgaaacattgggaacagaatcttgcaacatatgtgtacaaccattacaacatatgcaacatttataAACACAAttcaaacatacgtctgaaaaaaacagatgaaacattggaaacATAATCTTGTAACATATGTggacaaccattgcaacatatgcaacatctaaataaacacacttgaaacatatggctgaaaaatagatgaaacattgggaataaAATCTTGCAAATATGTGtacagccattgcaacatattgaACATTTATAAAcacacttgaaatatacgtctgaaaaaacagatgaaacattgggaacaaaatcttgcaacatatgtgtcggtgtttcgtacgaacaccggcaagtaaatttatagtaatgcgcgttaggctcggatggtgcgctaaaggacacaagatttatactggtttaggccgaatgtccctacgtccagtttgttgctgctcgtgttattagcaccgtgaacggttcgtagtagggggtacaaacgatcgagagagagactggtcccaagtctctgatggaaggattgaaaggaggtcaagagcttggtagcagcttgactatgtgtgtgTGTCTTGTATTGTTTGGTCAGAAGTCCATCCCCTTGATGGGAGAagcgcattcccttttatagatgaaggggctggctttacaaggatgagggctttacctaatcttgtggctcacgtctacccggcttggttcttcattctgatgagtgcaaaggaagataagtgcctacaatactgtcgatgtctctgtagaatgtcaggttgattacagaatactgccctacgtagggtatgggctgtagtacagtggtgttgacttattagcctctcccagccttaCTCCGCACGCCTTCTTGTttctgtgagtcttcgtcggagggacgaggggtcggggtccggagtaacaccgtggtcaaggccttctgacttggcggacctgaggggtcgggaagcgggcgccgctccgtCGGGTctatagcgtggtgacggaatatccgtcgttcgtggagatagcaaatccttttctggagcgtagcggttgtcgtatatcttcgtcgggttccgtgtcctagggctaaaggcggcgcctacaactctacagggcgaggagcacacacctgtacaaccttttgggctctgcggcgcccggaagggtctaaagcacctgtcccgtcatctcctggcagtacttttcttgccagggcatagggtatggtccttggagccatggttgacccgaatgtcttgtcttaccttgtacctatcatcttgagggaacagggagaagttgtcaggtaagaggaatccagtctttagatatggagcagggtgaggctcgttccttgccgttgggcgaaacagagaccaatccctatctcttgggcgagaccgaccctgcccctctggggtcgggcgaggcggaatctatccctcagccctcgggcaagaccgagcctgccctaaaggcgtcgggcgagacggagactagcc is part of the Miscanthus floridulus cultivar M001 chromosome 9, ASM1932011v1, whole genome shotgun sequence genome and encodes:
- the LOC136482601 gene encoding glutathione S-transferase T1-like codes for the protein MPPIKVYAHRWSQPSRAVIIFCRVNKIDFEEVTVDLFKSQSRTPEFKKINPMGQVPAIVDGRFKLFESHAILRYLASVFPGVADHWYPADLFTRAKIESILDWHHSNLRLGAGTFVYYTALAPFLGLRPRPDATKHAEKVLMQSLARIESVWLKGDAKFLLGSPQPSIADLSLVCEIMQLEALGDDMRNKFLGGHERILTWIDNVRKATSPHFDEAHMFLFEVKAQMQSKAAAAAARQGGSEASSKLKFTSKL